The following proteins are encoded in a genomic region of Porphyrobacter sp. CACIAM 03H1:
- a CDS encoding SemiSWEET family sugar transporter, which yields MNIDWITVVGTIGACASVASFTPQAWKIIRERSTDGLSLGMFALTSLAFAAWTTFGLLQSEWTLIIPNAICLVFALFILVMIALPQRETEEVAEALDPEG from the coding sequence ATGAACATCGACTGGATCACCGTGGTGGGCACGATCGGCGCCTGCGCCTCGGTGGCGAGCTTCACGCCGCAGGCCTGGAAGATCATCCGCGAACGCTCGACCGACGGCCTCTCGCTCGGGATGTTCGCGCTCACGAGCCTCGCCTTCGCCGCATGGACCACCTTCGGTCTCCTCCAGAGCGAGTGGACGCTGATCATCCCCAACGCGATCTGCCTGGTGTTCGCGCTGTTCATCCTCGTCATGATCGCCTTGCCGCAGCGCGAGACCGAGGAGGTGGCCGAGGCGCTCGATCCGGAGGGGTGA
- a CDS encoding mechanosensitive ion channel family protein: MDLPDLTTLLPAGEGLSALLWTLAVAAMLALAALMLHAVLGAIARRVARGTRTETDELLLGHVFRPLRWIAVALALLALDEFAVPDEAAAARIVAVVRTLMPLLWGWLVIALIRFGKAYVDARSDIGAEDNLVARRRRTRADILARIAVVVVMLVSAGLMLLKIPEVREIGLALVASAGLAGLAVGVAAQPLLKNIVGGFQLAFTEPVRIDDVVVYRGEWGRIERIGLTYVVLRIWDQRRLVIPVSKLVEEPIENWTRQTSDLLGTVMIYTDHAADIAALREVALDAVRSHKLWDGRAAAVQVTDMTAEVLELRVLMSARGGSEMFELRCDVREAVVRALARDWPDALNRARVVLEEKQLS; the protein is encoded by the coding sequence ATGGACTTGCCCGATCTGACCACGCTCCTGCCCGCCGGCGAGGGGCTGAGCGCGCTGCTGTGGACGCTCGCCGTGGCGGCCATGCTGGCGCTCGCGGCGCTGATGCTGCACGCCGTGCTCGGAGCGATCGCCCGCCGGGTGGCGCGCGGCACCCGCACCGAAACCGACGAGCTGCTGCTCGGCCATGTCTTTCGCCCCTTGCGCTGGATTGCCGTGGCGCTCGCCCTGCTGGCGCTCGACGAATTCGCGGTACCTGACGAAGCCGCCGCCGCGCGCATCGTCGCGGTGGTCCGCACCCTGATGCCGCTGCTGTGGGGCTGGCTCGTGATCGCGCTGATCCGCTTCGGCAAGGCCTATGTCGATGCCCGGTCGGACATCGGCGCGGAGGACAACCTCGTCGCCCGCCGCCGCCGGACCCGCGCGGACATCCTCGCGCGAATCGCGGTGGTGGTGGTGATGCTGGTGAGCGCCGGGCTGATGCTGCTCAAGATTCCCGAGGTGCGCGAGATCGGTCTCGCCCTCGTCGCCTCGGCAGGGCTGGCGGGCCTCGCCGTCGGGGTCGCCGCCCAACCGCTGCTCAAGAACATCGTCGGCGGCTTCCAGCTCGCCTTCACCGAGCCGGTGCGCATCGACGACGTGGTCGTCTATCGCGGCGAATGGGGGCGGATCGAGCGCATCGGCCTCACCTACGTGGTGCTGCGCATCTGGGACCAGCGGCGGCTGGTGATCCCGGTCTCCAAGCTGGTCGAGGAGCCGATCGAGAACTGGACCCGCCAGACCAGCGACCTGCTCGGCACGGTGATGATCTACACCGACCATGCCGCCGACATTGCCGCCCTGCGCGAAGTGGCGCTGGATGCGGTGCGGAGCCACAAGTTGTGGGACGGGCGCGCGGCGGCGGTGCAGGTCACCGACATGACCGCAGAGGTGCTCGAATTGCGCGTCCTGATGAGCGCGCGCGGCGGCAGCGAGATGTTCGAACTGCGCTGCGACGTGCGCGAGGCGGTTGTGCGGGCGCTGGCGCGGGATTGGCCGGATGCGCTCAACCGGGCGCGGGTGGTGCTGGAGGAGAAGCAGCTGTCATGA
- a CDS encoding glucose 1-dehydrogenase, protein MSDIVPKLEEGNLPGLEANLDPQPDWEPRYPGSGRLEGKVAIVTGGDSGIGRAVAVLFAREGADIVISHLEEEEDAMATAEMVEDEGARAVTIAGDIGERDHCREIVDLAIRKFGKIDILVNNAGEQHPDKEVTEISKKQLKRTFQTNVFGMFYMVQAAMPYLGKGASIINCTSVTMYQGAEELLDYSATKGAITAFTRSLSQNLAGKGIRVNGVAPGPIWTPLNPCGGASEEKLEHFGESTPMGRPGQPNEVAPSFLFLASEDSSYMTGQVLHPNGGIIVGS, encoded by the coding sequence ATGTCCGACATCGTCCCCAAGCTCGAGGAGGGCAATCTGCCCGGGCTCGAGGCCAATCTCGATCCGCAGCCCGACTGGGAGCCGCGCTATCCCGGCTCCGGGCGGCTCGAGGGCAAGGTCGCGATTGTCACCGGCGGCGATAGCGGCATCGGTCGTGCCGTCGCCGTGCTGTTCGCGCGCGAGGGCGCCGACATCGTCATTTCCCACCTCGAGGAGGAGGAAGACGCGATGGCCACCGCCGAGATGGTCGAGGACGAGGGCGCGCGCGCCGTCACCATCGCCGGCGACATCGGCGAGCGCGACCACTGCCGCGAGATCGTCGACCTTGCGATCCGCAAGTTCGGGAAGATCGACATCCTCGTGAACAACGCGGGCGAGCAGCACCCCGACAAGGAGGTGACCGAGATCAGCAAGAAGCAGCTGAAGCGCACCTTCCAGACCAACGTCTTCGGGATGTTCTACATGGTGCAGGCCGCCATGCCCTACCTCGGCAAGGGCGCGAGCATCATCAACTGCACCTCGGTGACCATGTACCAGGGCGCGGAGGAACTGCTCGACTACTCGGCCACCAAGGGCGCGATCACCGCCTTCACCCGCTCGCTCTCGCAGAACCTCGCCGGCAAGGGCATCCGCGTCAACGGCGTCGCGCCGGGGCCGATCTGGACCCCGCTCAACCCCTGCGGCGGGGCAAGCGAGGAAAAGCTGGAGCACTTCGGCGAAAGCACCCCGATGGGCCGTCCGGGCCAGCCCAACGAGGTCGCGCCCTCGTTCCTGTTCCTCGCCTCCGAGGATTCAAGCTACATGACGGGGCAGGTGCTGCACCCCAATGGCGGGATCATCGTCGGTAGCTGA
- a CDS encoding ZIP family metal transporter has product MADPALLGITASLGAGAATGLGGLAVAASGAPDDRRQNLLIGFAAGVMIAAACFSLILPAFAQMRSGGASVAWALAGVIAAVWLGAGVMGRLGLWADALAARGLAPAQFAASPHNAEVRRIALFVVAITLHNVPEGAAVGLSFLTDDPALGWATALGIGIQNVPEGMAVAALLASLGWSRARCAAGALATGLVEPLGGALAVAVAQISAAVLPWALGFSAGAMLFVVAAEIIPHTRRRIEHGSATPALMAGLVLMMVLDISLA; this is encoded by the coding sequence GTGGCCGATCCGGCTCTCCTCGGGATCACGGCGAGCCTCGGCGCGGGCGCGGCAACGGGACTCGGCGGCCTCGCCGTCGCCGCCTCCGGCGCACCCGATGACCGGCGGCAGAACCTGCTGATAGGATTTGCCGCCGGGGTCATGATCGCCGCGGCCTGCTTCTCCCTGATCCTGCCTGCCTTCGCGCAGATGCGGAGCGGCGGCGCCTCGGTCGCCTGGGCGTTGGCCGGGGTGATCGCGGCGGTATGGCTGGGGGCGGGCGTCATGGGCCGGCTCGGACTATGGGCCGATGCCCTCGCGGCGCGCGGCCTCGCGCCTGCGCAATTTGCGGCTTCTCCCCATAACGCCGAGGTGCGCCGCATCGCCCTCTTTGTCGTCGCCATCACCTTGCACAACGTGCCTGAAGGCGCAGCGGTCGGGCTGAGCTTCCTGACGGATGACCCCGCGCTCGGCTGGGCGACGGCGCTCGGTATCGGCATCCAGAACGTGCCCGAAGGGATGGCCGTCGCGGCCCTGCTCGCCAGTCTTGGCTGGAGCCGCGCGCGCTGCGCCGCCGGGGCGCTTGCCACCGGCCTCGTGGAGCCGCTCGGCGGCGCACTGGCGGTGGCCGTCGCACAGATTTCCGCTGCCGTGCTCCCTTGGGCGCTCGGCTTTTCGGCAGGGGCCATGCTCTTCGTGGTCGCTGCCGAGATCATTCCTCACACCCGGCGGCGGATCGAGCACGGCTCGGCCACCCCGGCATTGATGGCCGGCCTCGTGCTGATGATGGTGCTCGATATCTCGCTGGCCTGA
- a CDS encoding manganese catalase family protein, which yields MFSHNKRLQYTVRVSEPNPALASLLLEQFGGPDGELAAAMRYFTQGLAEEDPGRKDMLLDIATEELSHLEVIGSIVAMLNKGAKGDLAEAALEEAELYRSLTAGGNSHTQSILYGGGPSLTNSSGVPWTAAYIDSRGDPTCDLRSNIAAESRAKIIYERLIAITDDPGIKDALGFLMTREIAHQKSFEKALYSIADNFPPGRLAGMPPYDSLYVNASTGPGDTEGPWNSGPEWERTDENDMDKPADGGEGTAQVELPADKLETLRAMAQRTASGPDSDPLTGADLGSGNVVD from the coding sequence ATGTTCAGCCATAACAAGCGCCTGCAATACACTGTCCGCGTGTCCGAGCCGAACCCGGCGCTCGCGTCGCTGTTGCTCGAGCAGTTCGGCGGGCCCGACGGCGAGCTGGCAGCGGCGATGCGCTACTTCACGCAAGGGCTCGCCGAGGAAGACCCGGGCCGCAAGGACATGCTGCTCGACATCGCCACCGAGGAGCTCTCCCACCTCGAGGTGATCGGATCGATCGTCGCTATGCTCAACAAGGGTGCGAAGGGCGATCTGGCCGAGGCGGCGCTCGAGGAAGCCGAGCTCTACCGCTCGCTCACCGCGGGCGGGAACAGCCACACCCAGTCGATCCTCTACGGCGGCGGACCTTCGCTGACCAATTCGTCGGGCGTTCCGTGGACCGCTGCCTACATCGATTCGCGCGGCGATCCGACCTGCGACCTGCGGTCGAACATCGCCGCCGAAAGCCGTGCGAAGATCATCTACGAACGCCTTATCGCGATCACCGACGATCCGGGCATCAAGGATGCACTGGGCTTCCTGATGACCCGCGAGATCGCGCACCAGAAGAGCTTCGAGAAGGCGCTCTATTCGATCGCCGACAACTTCCCGCCCGGACGCCTTGCCGGGATGCCCCCCTACGACAGCCTCTACGTCAACGCCTCGACGGGACCGGGTGATACCGAGGGGCCGTGGAACAGCGGTCCGGAATGGGAGCGCACCGACGAGAACGACATGGACAAGCCCGCCGATGGTGGCGAGGGGACGGCGCAGGTCGAACTGCCCGCCGACAAGCTCGAAACCCTGCGCGCAATGGCGCAGCGCACCGCCTCGGGCCCCGACAGCGATCCGCTGACCGGCGCCGACCTCGGCAGCGGCAACGTCGTCGACTGA
- the glf gene encoding UDP-galactopyranose mutase, whose amino-acid sequence MTRLADSFDVLYWEEPREEPGCDAPRLERETLAEGLERIVPVLPAGLDAGETDVALRELLHGALADRAGPRVFWYYTPMMLGFSSGTRADLVVYDCMDELANFAFAPADIAAREAMLMARADIVLCGGRSLYEARRDRHDNIHCVPSGVDVAHFARGAEGLPEPADQADLPRPRLGFYGVIDERMDLALLAEAARMQPGWAFVMVGPVVKIAEADLPRVANIHWLGRKDYAELPAYAAGWDVALMPFARNASTEFISPTKTPEYMAAGLPVVSTPIRDVVSGYGDLNCVRIAADAPGFVEACEDLVAAPDTAHATWRAEARDCLADKSWDGIAARITRLVETALVTRQMAGIAKQPQRRHFDVLVVGAGFAGTVMAERIAAGSGRSVLVIDKRDHIAGNAHDHRDAAGVLVHQYGPHIFHTNSRDILEYLSRFTRWRPYEHRVLAEVDGQLVPMPINRTTLNALYGLGLATEAEAEAYLKSVAVDVPEIRSSRDTVVAQVGEDLYAKFFEGYTRKQWGLDPSQLDKSVAARVPARTNTDDRYFTDTFQCMPADGYTAMFARMLDEPRITVMTGQSFDDLPDDITWDHLVWTGPIDEYFGHRLGKLPYRSLRFEHETLPCEQAQPVAVVNYPDEAVPYTRITEYKHLTGQRAPVTSITREYPADEGDPYYPVPNDAAQAMFKRYDALARACANVTFVGRLATYRYYNMDQIVGQALATWRRLDARWRSEAMAGAGAVAAE is encoded by the coding sequence ATGACCCGCCTCGCGGACAGCTTCGACGTGCTCTACTGGGAGGAACCGCGCGAGGAGCCCGGCTGTGATGCACCGCGGCTCGAGCGCGAGACGCTGGCCGAGGGCCTCGAACGGATCGTGCCGGTGCTGCCTGCAGGGCTCGACGCGGGCGAAACCGACGTCGCCCTGCGCGAGCTGCTGCACGGCGCGCTCGCCGACCGGGCTGGCCCACGGGTGTTCTGGTACTACACCCCGATGATGCTCGGCTTCAGCTCGGGGACACGGGCCGATCTGGTGGTCTACGACTGCATGGACGAGCTCGCCAATTTCGCCTTCGCGCCGGCCGATATCGCCGCGCGCGAGGCGATGCTGATGGCGCGGGCGGACATCGTGCTGTGCGGCGGGAGAAGCCTCTACGAGGCACGCCGCGACCGTCACGACAACATCCACTGCGTGCCCTCGGGCGTCGACGTCGCCCATTTCGCGCGCGGGGCGGAAGGCCTGCCCGAACCGGCAGACCAGGCCGATCTCCCTCGCCCGCGTCTCGGCTTCTACGGCGTGATCGACGAACGCATGGACCTCGCGCTGCTCGCCGAGGCAGCGCGGATGCAGCCCGGCTGGGCCTTCGTGATGGTGGGGCCGGTGGTCAAGATCGCCGAGGCCGATCTCCCGCGCGTCGCCAACATCCACTGGCTGGGCCGCAAGGACTATGCCGAGCTACCCGCCTATGCCGCGGGATGGGACGTCGCGCTGATGCCCTTCGCGCGCAACGCCTCGACCGAATTCATCAGCCCGACCAAGACCCCCGAATACATGGCCGCAGGGCTGCCGGTGGTCTCCACCCCGATCCGCGACGTGGTGAGCGGCTACGGCGACCTCAATTGCGTACGCATCGCAGCCGACGCTCCCGGCTTCGTCGAAGCCTGCGAGGATCTCGTCGCCGCACCCGACACGGCGCACGCCACCTGGCGGGCCGAGGCTCGTGATTGCCTTGCCGACAAGAGCTGGGACGGGATCGCTGCGCGGATCACGCGGCTGGTCGAGACCGCACTGGTGACCCGCCAGATGGCAGGGATCGCCAAGCAGCCGCAGCGGCGCCACTTCGACGTGCTGGTGGTGGGCGCAGGCTTCGCGGGCACGGTGATGGCCGAACGGATCGCCGCCGGATCGGGCCGCTCGGTGCTGGTCATCGACAAGCGCGACCACATCGCGGGCAATGCCCACGACCACAGGGACGCGGCGGGCGTGCTGGTGCACCAGTATGGCCCGCACATCTTCCACACCAACAGCCGCGACATCCTCGAGTATCTCTCGCGCTTCACCCGTTGGCGGCCCTACGAGCACCGCGTTCTCGCCGAGGTCGATGGCCAGCTGGTGCCGATGCCGATCAACCGCACCACACTTAACGCGCTTTACGGGCTGGGCCTTGCGACCGAGGCCGAGGCCGAGGCCTATCTGAAATCGGTGGCGGTCGACGTGCCCGAGATCAGGAGCTCGCGCGACACCGTGGTCGCGCAGGTCGGCGAGGACCTCTACGCCAAGTTCTTCGAGGGCTACACCCGCAAGCAGTGGGGCCTCGATCCGAGCCAGCTCGACAAGTCGGTCGCCGCCCGCGTGCCGGCGCGGACGAACACCGATGATCGCTACTTCACCGACACCTTCCAGTGCATGCCGGCAGACGGCTACACCGCGATGTTCGCGAGAATGCTCGACGAGCCGCGCATCACGGTGATGACCGGCCAGAGCTTCGACGATCTGCCCGACGACATCACCTGGGATCACCTGGTATGGACCGGCCCGATCGACGAGTATTTCGGTCACCGGCTCGGCAAGCTGCCCTATCGCTCGCTGCGTTTCGAGCACGAGACCCTGCCCTGCGAGCAGGCGCAGCCGGTGGCGGTCGTGAACTATCCCGACGAGGCCGTGCCCTACACCCGGATCACGGAATACAAGCACCTCACCGGCCAGCGCGCGCCGGTCACCAGCATCACCCGCGAATATCCGGCGGACGAGGGTGATCCCTACTACCCCGTTCCCAACGATGCGGCGCAGGCGATGTTCAAGCGTTACGACGCGCTGGCGCGGGCCTGTGCCAACGTCACCTTCGTCGGCCGGCTGGCGACATATCGCTACTACAACATGGACCAGATCGTGGGGCAGGCGCTCGCCACGTGGCGGCGGCTCGATGCGCGCTGGCGGAGCGAGGCGATGGCCGGGGCCGGAGCGGTGGCGGCAGAATGA
- a CDS encoding CinA family protein, translated as MPDLAERTVPKLAQLHAAARSLLETLDEAGMSLVTAESCTGGFLASLLTDIEGLSHGFDRGFVTYSDAAKQQMLGIDRALIDRAGAVSEPVARAMAEESLSRSRGGLALAITGFAGDADPEEKEGPGVTFVAAAIPHQSWVYRIDYGERPRHEVRNLAAAAALAVGMRALAWRQAL; from the coding sequence ATGCCCGATCTCGCCGAACGGACGGTCCCGAAACTGGCGCAGCTCCATGCTGCGGCGCGCTCGCTGCTAGAGACGCTCGACGAGGCGGGGATGTCGCTGGTGACGGCCGAAAGCTGCACCGGCGGTTTCCTCGCCTCGCTGCTTACGGATATCGAGGGGCTGAGCCACGGCTTCGACCGCGGCTTCGTCACCTATTCCGACGCCGCCAAGCAGCAGATGCTGGGGATCGATCGCGCGCTGATCGACCGCGCCGGGGCGGTCAGCGAACCGGTCGCGCGCGCGATGGCCGAGGAAAGCCTCAGCCGTTCGCGCGGCGGGCTGGCGCTGGCGATCACGGGGTTCGCGGGGGATGCCGACCCCGAGGAGAAGGAGGGGCCGGGCGTCACCTTCGTGGCCGCTGCGATCCCGCACCAGTCATGGGTGTACCGCATCGACTACGGCGAGCGTCCGCGCCACGAGGTGCGCAATCTCGCGGCGGCTGCCGCGCTGGCGGTGGGGATGCGTGCCCTCGCGTGGCGGCAGGCGCTCTAG
- a CDS encoding hemerythrin domain-containing protein, which translates to MAKQDDKRDALQMLAADHRKVEDLFEKFESARGGAARSKIVRQICEELTIHAMIEEQVFYPAVRDAVEDDMLDEAQVEHDSAKALILSLREADPGDEFYEAKVSVLKEQVEHHVYEEERQRGSLFAQVRKADVDLVAIGQEMAALKRQLQEQAKSGSLPPPDMVALRS; encoded by the coding sequence ATGGCCAAACAGGACGACAAGCGCGACGCCTTGCAGATGCTCGCAGCCGATCACCGCAAGGTCGAGGACCTGTTCGAGAAGTTCGAAAGCGCCCGCGGCGGCGCGGCCCGCAGCAAGATCGTGCGGCAGATCTGCGAGGAGCTTACCATCCACGCGATGATCGAGGAGCAGGTCTTCTACCCGGCGGTGCGCGATGCGGTGGAAGACGACATGCTCGACGAGGCGCAGGTCGAACACGACAGCGCCAAGGCGCTGATCCTCTCGCTGCGCGAAGCCGATCCCGGCGACGAATTCTACGAGGCGAAGGTCAGCGTGCTCAAGGAGCAGGTCGAACACCACGTCTACGAGGAAGAGCGCCAGCGCGGCAGCCTTTTCGCGCAGGTCCGCAAGGCCGATGTCGATCTCGTGGCGATCGGGCAGGAGATGGCCGCGCTCAAGCGGCAGCTCCAGGAACAGGCCAAATCCGGCAGTCTGCCGCCGCCGGACATGGTCGCCTTGCGCAGCTGA
- a CDS encoding hemerythrin domain-containing protein, with translation MSRAPARKTRRYEPSNNGSVLANTAKSVLVTAGVAAIANIGRKMVTQAPTAMARDWCEGLTREHEATLAAIDKLAATSADHPQRRTVQLTALKHMIGKHALQEENVVYPMLRRSPEGGETFGDLHKDHGEVKAMLYELTETDKADPAFDATLRNLRDALEEHMREEEEVLFPALRERLSEAENRKLTRAMNMAGVMVA, from the coding sequence ATGTCCCGCGCCCCTGCCCGCAAGACCCGCCGTTACGAACCCTCGAACAACGGCAGCGTTCTCGCCAATACTGCCAAAAGCGTGCTGGTCACCGCCGGTGTCGCGGCGATCGCCAACATCGGCCGCAAGATGGTCACCCAGGCGCCGACCGCCATGGCGCGCGACTGGTGCGAGGGCCTGACCCGCGAGCACGAGGCAACGCTGGCTGCGATCGACAAGCTTGCCGCGACGTCGGCCGATCACCCCCAGCGCCGCACGGTGCAGCTAACCGCGCTCAAGCACATGATCGGCAAGCACGCGCTCCAGGAGGAGAACGTCGTCTATCCGATGCTGCGCCGTAGTCCCGAGGGCGGCGAGACCTTCGGCGATCTCCACAAGGACCACGGCGAGGTGAAGGCGATGCTTTACGAGCTGACCGAGACCGACAAGGCCGATCCCGCCTTCGATGCCACGCTCCGCAACCTGCGCGATGCGCTGGAGGAGCATATGCGCGAGGAGGAGGAGGTGCTGTTCCCGGCCCTGCGCGAGCGACTGTCCGAGGCCGAGAACCGCAAGCTCACCCGCGCCATGAACATGGCCGGCGTGATGGTCGCCTGA
- a CDS encoding Ku protein, with protein sequence MAARAYWSGQIRLALVSIPVEIFSATKSGAAIRFNQVHKPSGKRIAYEKVVPGIGPVNRDHIIKGYEVEKGQYVLLEEREIEAVKLESKRTLELVQFVSGDEIDPLYFEKPYYVAPKDQLAEEAFVVLREALRQSKKIALGQLAMRGSEKLVALKPCGKGLLLETLRYADEVRAGRSFFADIDDAKPDAELLDLATTLIDKRTAPFDAGEFENRYVEALKALIARKAKSKTGKAIIEDAGEPAGRGAGNVVDLMAALKKSVGSEDGAASRKKTPAKRAPAAKRKSA encoded by the coding sequence ATGGCAGCCCGCGCCTATTGGTCCGGCCAGATCCGCCTCGCACTGGTCTCGATCCCGGTGGAGATCTTCTCCGCCACCAAGTCGGGCGCGGCCATCCGCTTCAACCAGGTCCACAAGCCGAGCGGCAAGCGCATCGCCTACGAGAAGGTCGTGCCCGGCATCGGCCCGGTGAACCGCGACCACATCATCAAGGGCTACGAGGTCGAGAAGGGGCAATATGTCCTGCTCGAGGAGCGCGAGATCGAGGCGGTGAAGCTGGAAAGCAAGCGCACGCTCGAACTGGTGCAGTTCGTTTCCGGCGACGAGATCGACCCGCTCTATTTCGAGAAGCCCTATTATGTCGCCCCCAAGGACCAGCTGGCCGAGGAGGCCTTCGTGGTGCTGCGCGAGGCGCTGCGACAGTCGAAGAAGATCGCGCTCGGACAACTCGCGATGCGGGGGAGCGAAAAGCTCGTGGCGCTGAAGCCCTGCGGGAAGGGCCTGCTGCTCGAGACCTTGCGCTATGCCGACGAGGTGCGCGCCGGACGCAGCTTCTTTGCCGACATCGACGACGCGAAGCCCGATGCCGAGTTGCTCGATCTCGCCACCACCCTTATCGACAAGCGCACCGCCCCCTTCGATGCCGGGGAGTTCGAGAACCGCTATGTCGAGGCGCTCAAGGCGTTGATCGCCCGCAAGGCGAAATCCAAGACCGGCAAGGCGATCATCGAGGATGCGGGCGAGCCGGCCGGCAGGGGCGCAGGCAATGTCGTGGACCTGATGGCGGCACTCAAGAAATCGGTCGGGAGCGAGGACGGGGCTGCGTCGCGCAAGAAGACGCCCGCGAAGAGGGCGCCCGCGGCGAAGCGGAAGAGCGCCTGA
- a CDS encoding MgtC/SapB family protein, giving the protein MFLNPPVPLAAIEFDLVLRLGMAAMLGLLLGLDRELRGHAAGLRTHGLICLAAAALTISVLGLYRSMPMENGDPLRLFEAAGAFVGIVGAGLIVFNKGEVHNITTAVHLFLTSVIGVACGAAQWPLVATAAPIGLVVLSLLSLLERKAKRNSLAGTDDAAEA; this is encoded by the coding sequence ATGTTCCTCAACCCGCCTGTGCCGCTTGCGGCGATCGAGTTCGACCTCGTGCTGAGGCTCGGCATGGCGGCGATGCTCGGCCTGCTGCTTGGTCTCGACCGCGAATTGCGCGGCCATGCGGCGGGCCTGCGCACCCACGGCCTGATCTGCCTTGCGGCGGCCGCACTGACGATTTCGGTACTCGGCCTCTACCGTTCCATGCCGATGGAGAACGGCGATCCGCTGCGCCTGTTCGAGGCGGCAGGCGCATTCGTTGGTATCGTCGGGGCCGGGCTTATCGTCTTCAACAAGGGCGAGGTGCACAACATCACCACTGCCGTGCACCTGTTCCTGACAAGTGTCATCGGCGTCGCTTGCGGAGCGGCACAGTGGCCACTTGTGGCGACCGCCGCGCCGATCGGACTGGTGGTGCTCTCGCTGCTCTCCCTGCTCGAGCGCAAGGCGAAGCGGAACTCCCTCGCCGGAACCGACGATGCCGCGGAAGCCTGA